One window from the genome of Clupea harengus unplaced genomic scaffold, Ch_v2.0.2, whole genome shotgun sequence encodes:
- the chmp2a gene encoding charged multivesicular body protein 2a, with translation MEFLFGKRKTPEEMLRQNQRALNRAMRDLDRERQRLEQQEKKIIADIKKMAKQGQMDAVKIMAKDLVRTRRYVKKFIMMRANIQAVSLKIQTLKSNNSMAQAMKGVTKAMATMNRQLKLPQIQKIMMEFERQSEIMDMKEEMMNDAIDDAMGDEDDEDESDAIVSQVLDELGLNLSDELSNLPSMGGSLSVAGGKKVEPQAALADADADLEERLNNLRRD, from the exons aTGGAATTCCTATTTGGAAAAAGGAAAACCCCAGAGGAGATGTTGCGACAGAATCAGAGGGCACTGAATCGAGCAATGAGAGAccttgacagagagagacagagactggaaCAGCAGGAGAAGAAGATAATAGCTGACATCAAGAAAATGGCCAAACAAGGACAGATG GATGCGGTCAAAATCATGGCCAAGGACCTTGTTCGCACACGGCGCTACGTCAAAAAATTCATCATGATGAGAGCGAACATCCAAGCAGTCAGCCTTAAAATTCAGACATTAAAGTCAAACAACAGCATGGCACAGGCCATGAAGGGGGTAACCAAGGCCATGGCTACCATGAACAGACAG CTGAAACTGCCTCAGATTCAGAAGATCATGATGGAATTTGAACGACAGAGCGAAATCATGGACATGAAGGAGGAAATGATGAACGATGCAATCGACGATGCAATgggtgatgaggatgatgaagatgagag TGATGCCATCGTTTCTCAAGTCTTGGATGAACTGGGCCTTAATCTTTCAGACGAACTTTCAA ACCTTCCCTCGATGGGAGGCAGCCTGTCTGTGGCCGGGGGGAAGAAGGTTGAACCACAGGCAGCCCTGGCAGATGCAGATGCGGACCTGGAGGAGAGACTCAATAACCTCAGGAGAGACTGA